In Anaerolineales bacterium, a genomic segment contains:
- a CDS encoding ABC transporter ATP-binding protein: MNNQPTYLLVIKEGPSTGTAYPLEGDEILLGREPTNTIQIDSPGVSRKHAHLIFQNGRYLLEDLGSSNGTSVNGERVTTPRSLNNGDIISLGKLVHMEFQAKLPLVAATMVENEFPPESGTFIEEPFEPTLIETTAPDEAESAIPVPDESQMTMIGQEPLSPQVVPPPQIKVAIAGEEVKTYTLSTSRVTIGRAEDNDIVVNSRIVSRHHAILEKEKDGYILYLVPAAGNPILLDGRPLADKHKLQNGDTLRIGSLDPGMMVTMTFVDLSKAAEKEASKIRFTEKNIIQIGRDASNDVVLESPAVSRYHAQIERVGQRHRLIDLRSTNGIFVNDNRVEGEVWLQPSDVIRIGSFRFVMGEDELGQFDESRGLRVDAIDLNKWVRKDLNILKDISLAFKSREFIVVVGQSGGGKSTLVDAIAGYRPATQGVVLVNGTNIYSNFDVIQNEIGYVPQRDIIHFELTVYQALNYAAQLRMPSDTTKDERHQRIMQVMEDLDLLERKDTPIHRLSGGQIKRVSIGVELLTKPGLFFLDEPTSGLDPGTETAFMHLMRRLADQGRTIVMITHATKNVMLADKVVFLARGGYVAWFGPPEEALAYFNQYRSEREQRAHEMEFDQIYAILDDPSKGKAQDWADRYIQHSAYQKYIVEPLQSVRTQLMESPKEKKKEKVSRVKARPRVSGFRQFAILSARNIKILFRDRTSLLLMFLVPVLVASLDFFLAPTMGKHLFATVGGNAKNASVVTFLLAIDCLLVGGFSQMREFVKEADVYKRERLVNLKIFPYVASKAWVAMLLSFYGAIAFTIIHFLAFDIPSTPLIMGMYFISALLAVLAGSMNGLLASSISKSPSVAPLLMILLIIPQIVLSGSLAPLPGNITAVASTRWSFQSFLGLTGIGADIASDPCWLLSKDERESMSLEQKSALGCKCVGLAIFDTNSCNFPGLGEFYKPEVDQIAPVEPAALGPEPTEPVIPPAPEPPADQTDQVAVVQYMNSLQSYQDDVKVIQDQFRSAMDLYRTQANLYTAQMEDYQSAKVSYEGARREAVNSAEALIQANIDIMGWTFVDTKNMATLIKWVTQTWIAQAIIVAVYFGLILVFIKRKDASA, from the coding sequence ATGAATAATCAACCCACCTACCTATTGGTTATCAAAGAAGGACCCTCCACAGGAACGGCTTACCCGTTGGAAGGAGATGAAATCCTCCTCGGTCGCGAGCCGACCAACACGATCCAGATTGATTCTCCAGGTGTTTCCCGAAAACATGCCCATTTAATTTTCCAAAACGGCCGCTACCTGTTGGAAGATCTCGGTAGCAGTAATGGCACGTCTGTGAATGGCGAGCGCGTCACTACACCGCGCAGCCTGAACAATGGTGACATTATCAGCCTTGGAAAACTGGTTCATATGGAATTTCAAGCAAAGCTGCCGTTAGTTGCCGCGACGATGGTTGAGAATGAGTTTCCGCCTGAGAGTGGGACGTTTATAGAAGAGCCATTTGAGCCAACCCTCATCGAAACCACCGCACCAGATGAAGCCGAGTCTGCCATCCCCGTTCCTGACGAATCACAAATGACCATGATTGGCCAGGAACCACTGAGTCCACAAGTTGTTCCTCCACCTCAAATTAAGGTTGCTATTGCTGGTGAGGAAGTCAAGACATATACCTTGAGTACGAGCAGAGTCACCATCGGTCGTGCAGAAGATAACGACATCGTGGTCAATTCACGCATCGTCTCCCGCCACCATGCGATCCTGGAGAAAGAGAAGGACGGGTATATTCTTTACCTGGTTCCGGCAGCAGGCAATCCAATCTTGTTGGATGGGCGACCCCTGGCTGATAAACATAAACTTCAGAATGGTGATACCCTGCGGATTGGCAGCCTTGACCCTGGCATGATGGTGACCATGACATTTGTTGACTTGTCCAAGGCGGCTGAGAAGGAAGCCTCAAAAATCAGGTTTACCGAAAAGAACATCATCCAGATCGGCCGGGATGCGAGCAATGATGTCGTCCTGGAATCGCCAGCAGTCTCACGCTATCATGCCCAGATCGAGCGGGTTGGTCAGCGTCACAGGCTGATCGACCTGCGCAGCACGAATGGCATCTTCGTCAATGATAACCGGGTTGAAGGGGAGGTTTGGCTGCAACCGAGTGATGTGATTCGCATTGGATCATTCCGCTTTGTGATGGGTGAAGATGAGCTGGGGCAGTTCGATGAAAGCCGCGGCTTGCGGGTGGATGCGATCGACCTGAATAAGTGGGTGCGCAAAGATCTCAACATCCTAAAGGATATTTCTCTAGCTTTTAAATCGCGTGAATTTATCGTCGTGGTCGGTCAATCGGGTGGTGGAAAATCCACCCTGGTCGATGCGATCGCCGGGTACAGGCCTGCCACTCAGGGGGTGGTGCTGGTTAATGGCACAAACATTTACTCGAACTTCGATGTGATCCAAAACGAAATTGGTTATGTCCCGCAAAGGGACATCATCCATTTTGAACTAACCGTTTATCAGGCGCTTAATTATGCTGCCCAGCTTCGTATGCCGAGTGATACGACAAAAGATGAGCGCCACCAGCGTATCATGCAGGTGATGGAGGACCTCGATTTGCTGGAGCGGAAAGACACACCTATCCACAGGTTGAGTGGTGGGCAGATCAAGCGCGTCTCGATCGGTGTTGAGCTTTTGACCAAACCCGGGTTATTCTTCCTGGATGAGCCCACTTCGGGCCTCGATCCTGGGACGGAAACCGCCTTCATGCACCTGATGCGCAGGCTGGCCGACCAGGGACGAACGATCGTCATGATCACGCATGCCACGAAGAACGTGATGCTGGCCGATAAGGTGGTTTTCCTGGCACGCGGTGGATATGTGGCCTGGTTTGGTCCACCCGAAGAAGCGTTAGCGTATTTCAACCAATATCGCTCAGAGCGCGAGCAGCGGGCGCATGAGATGGAGTTCGACCAAATATATGCCATTCTGGATGATCCCTCTAAGGGAAAAGCTCAGGATTGGGCTGATCGCTACATTCAGCACTCAGCCTATCAAAAGTACATCGTCGAGCCACTCCAATCTGTGCGAACACAACTCATGGAAAGCCCCAAGGAAAAGAAGAAAGAGAAAGTTTCCAGGGTAAAAGCCAGGCCGCGTGTCTCTGGGTTCAGGCAATTCGCCATCCTATCTGCACGTAACATCAAAATCCTCTTCAGAGACCGAACCAGCTTGCTGCTCATGTTCCTTGTACCCGTCCTGGTTGCTTCCCTTGACTTTTTCTTAGCCCCCACGATGGGCAAGCACTTGTTTGCTACGGTTGGTGGAAATGCTAAAAATGCATCTGTTGTGACATTCCTTCTCGCCATCGACTGCCTGTTAGTAGGTGGCTTCTCGCAAATGCGGGAGTTCGTCAAGGAAGCTGATGTATATAAACGTGAGCGTTTGGTGAACTTAAAAATATTCCCGTATGTTGCTTCAAAAGCCTGGGTAGCCATGCTGTTATCGTTCTATGGAGCAATAGCATTTACGATTATCCATTTTTTAGCTTTCGATATCCCATCGACTCCGCTCATAATGGGAATGTATTTTATTTCGGCACTGCTGGCGGTTCTGGCAGGAAGTATGAATGGGTTGCTGGCATCTTCCATTTCAAAATCTCCAAGCGTCGCTCCATTATTAATGATCCTATTGATCATCCCGCAAATCGTTTTAAGCGGCAGTTTGGCACCATTACCAGGAAATATTACCGCAGTTGCTTCAACCCGCTGGTCTTTCCAAAGCTTCCTCGGCTTGACAGGGATTGGCGCAGACATTGCTTCAGATCCGTGCTGGCTTCTTAGTAAAGATGAACGCGAATCAATGTCCTTGGAGCAAAAATCTGCATTAGGTTGCAAATGTGTGGGTCTGGCCATTTTTGATACCAATTCATGCAACTTCCCGGGGTTAGGTGAGTTTTATAAACCTGAGGTCGATCAGATCGCTCCTGTTGAACCGGCAGCACTCGGACCTGAGCCTACTGAGCCGGTCATCCCGCCTGCCCCGGAGCCACCCGCTGACCAGACCGACCAGGTAGCAGTTGTCCAATATATGAATTCTTTACAATCCTACCAGGATGATGTGAAGGTAATTCAGGATCAATTCAGGAGTGCCATGGATTTGTACCGGACGCAGGCGAATCTATATACCGCCCAGATGGAAGACTACCAGAGTGCGAAAGTCTCGTATGAAGGAGCCCGAAGAGAAGCGGTCAACTCGGCCGAAGCATTGATCCAGGCGAACATCGATATTATGGGCTGGACATTCGTTGACACCAAGAATATGGCTACTTTGATTAAATGGGTGACGCAAACCTGGATTGCGCAAGCGATCATCGTCGCCGTCTATTTTGGGTTGATTCTGGTGTTTATTAAACGTAAAGATGCTTCAGCTTGA